One window of Perca flavescens isolate YP-PL-M2 chromosome 15, PFLA_1.0, whole genome shotgun sequence genomic DNA carries:
- the gdpd3a gene encoding lysophospholipase D GDPD3a has protein sequence MSSFLYFILPALGGYTLTSVYLLKNPHILHRRKRTAFYCTHISHRGGCGERIESTMDAFTNAVEKGTQMLEMDCHLTRDGHVVVSHDENLLRQTGHDVTVSSLNLQDLPLYKERLEVTFYAGRYSNGPDRKFALLEDVFRKFPKLPVSVEIKENNKQLMEKVSDLVRCYNREEITVWASVDSAIMMECRRTNDSMPYSFTMNRGVLLLLLFYSGLLPFVPLGESLLQFYLPRIINRTYIPEEGILRNKLVISLLEKVTMRKSLFKHLAARGIQVHLFVCNEDEDIKAAFEVGATGVMSDYPSLLSSYLCRNRNQD, from the exons ATGAGCAGTTTTCTGTACTTCATCCTCCCAGCTCTGGGTGGATACACTCTCACCTCGGTGTACCTGCTGAAGAACCCCCACATTCTCCACAGGAGGAAACGCACTGCTTTTTACTgcacacacatctcacacagAGGAG GATGTGGAGAGAGGATAGAGAGCACGATGGATGCGTTCACAAA TGCGGTGGAGAAGGGCACACAGATGCTGGAGATGGACTGTCACTTGACACGCGACGGACATGTGGTTGTGTCACATGATGAGAATCTGCTGAGGCAGACCGGCCACGATGTCACCGTCTCATCACTCAACCTACAG GATTTGCCTCTGTATAAAGAGAGACTAGAGGTGACATTTTATGCAG gTCGCTACAGCAACGGTCCAGACAGGAAGTTTGCTCTGCTGGAGGATGTGTTCAGGAAGTTCCCTAAGTTGCCTGTCAGTGTTGAgatcaaagaaaacaacaagCAGCTGATGGAAAAG GTGTCGGACTTGGTTAGATGCTACAACAGGGAGGAGATCACTGTCTGGGCCTCTGTGGACTCCGCCATTATGATGGAATGCCGCAGAACG AACGACTCCATGCCGTACAGTTTCACTATGAACCGAGGTGTGCTGCTTCTGCTTCTCTTCTACAGCGGCCTGCTGCCCTTTGTGCCCCTGGGAGAGAGTTTACTGCAGTTCTACCTGCCGCGCATCATCAACAG GACGTACATTCCTGAGGAGGGCATCCTGAGGAACAAGCTGGTCATCTCTTTGTTAGAAAA AGTAACTATGAGGAAGAGTCTTTTTAAACACCTCGCAGCCCGTGGAATTCAG gtgcatttgtttgtgtgcaatGAAGATGAAGACATAAAGGCTGCATTTGAAGTCGGGGCCACAGGGGTAATGAGTGACTACCCTTCTCTTCTGTCAAGCTACCTCTGCAGAAACAGAAATCAGGATTGA
- the ypel3 gene encoding protein yippee-like 3 has protein sequence MVKLTKAKTFQAYLDSCHRRYSCVHCRAHLANHDDLISKSFQGSQGRAYLFNSVVNVGCGPAEERLLLTGLHAVADIYCENCHTTLGWKYEQAFELSQKYKEGKFIIELSHMIKDNGWD, from the exons ATGGTGAAGCTGACAAAAGCCAAGACGTTCCAGGCATACCTGGACTCCTGCCACCGTCGCTACAGCTGTGTGCACTGCCGTGCCCATCTGGCCAACCATGACGATCTCATCTCCAAG TCTTTCCAAGGCAGTCAGGGCCGGGCATACCTCTTCAACTCTGT GGTGAATGTTGGCTGTGGTCCTGCGGAGGAGAGGCTACTGCTCACAGGACTACACGCTGTCGCCGACATCTACTGTGAAAACTGCCACACCACGCTGGGCTGGAAATAT GAGCAAGCCTTTGAGCTGAGTCAGAAGTACAAGGAGGGGAAGTTTATCATTGAGCTGTCCCACATGATAAAGGACAACGGCTGGGACTGA
- the atp6v0ca gene encoding ATPase H+ transporting V0 subunit ca, with protein sequence MSSDESPEYSPFFAVMGASAAMVFSALGAAYGTAKSGTGIAAMSVMRPELIMKSIIPVVMAGIIAIYGLVVAVLIANNISERVTLYKSFLHLGAGLSVGLSGLAAGFAIGIVGDAGVRGTAQQPRLFVGMILILIFAEVLGLYGLIVALILSTK encoded by the exons ATGTCTTCTGATGAGAGCCCCGAGTACTCGCCTTTCTTCGCTGTGATGGGAGCCTCTGCGGCCATGGTCTTCAGCG CATTAGGAGCAGCATATGGGACAGCAAAGAGCGGCACAGGCATCGCTGCCATGTCTGTGATGCGGCCAGAGCTCATCATGAAGTCCATCATCCCCGTGGTCATGGCTGGTATCATCGCCATCTACGGGCTGGTAGTGGCTGTGCTGATAGCCAACAACATCTCTGAGAGAGTCACCCTTTACAA GAGTTTCCTGCATCTCGGTGCTGGTCTGAGTGTGGGCCTGAGCGGTCTGGCGGCCGGGTTCGCCATTGGCATCGTGGGCGACGCCGGTGTGAGAGGCACTGCCCAGCAGCCCCGGCTTTTCGTGGGCATGATCCTGATCCTGATCTTCGCCGAGGTGCTGGGGCTTTACGGCCTCATCGTGGCCCTCATCCTATCTACAAAATAA
- the LOC114570309 gene encoding tubulin alpha-1C chain, with protein MRECISVHVGQAGVQIGNACWELYCLEHGIQPDGRMLGDKTIGGGDDSFTTFFSETGAGKHSPRAIFVDLEPTVIDEVRTGTYRQLFHPEQLITGKEDAANNYARGHYTIGKEIIDMVLDRIRKLADQCTGLQGFLVFHSFGGGTGAGFTSLLMERLSVDYGKKSKLEFSVYPAPQVSTAVVEPYNAILTTHTTLEHSDCSFMVDNEAIYDICRRNLDIERPSYTNLNRLISQIVSSVTASLRFAGSLNVDLTEFQTNLVPYPRIHFPLATYAPVISAEKAYHEQLSVSEITNACFEPANQLVKCDPRHGKYMACCLLYRGDVVPKDVNAAIATIKTKRSIQFVDWCPTGFKVGINYQPPTVVPGGDLAKVQRAVCMLSNTTAIAEAWARLDHKFDLMYAKRAFVHWYVGEGMEEGEFSEAREDMAALEKDYEEVGADSVGEEDDGEEY; from the exons ATG CGTGAGTGTATCTCGGTGCACGTTGGCCAAGCCGGTGTCCAGATTGGCAATGCCTGCTGGGAGCTTTACTGCCTGGAGCACGGGATCCAGCCGGACGGACGGATGCTCGGGGACAAGACCATCGGTGGAGGAGACGACTCTTTCACCACCTTCTTCAGTGAGACCGGTGCTGGGAAGCACAGCCCCAGGGCCATTTTTGTGGACCTGGAGCCCACTGTCATTG ATGAGGTGCGCACCGGGACTTACCGCCAGCTGTTCCACCCTGAGCAGCTGATCACCGGCAAAGAGGACGCTGCCAACAACTACGCCCGCGGACACTACACAATCGGCAAAGAGATCATCGACATGGTGCTGGACAGGATCCGCAAACTG GCGGACCAGTGCACAGGCCTTCAGGGCTTCCTGGTTTTCCACAGCTTCGGCGGTGGCACCGGCGCCGGGTTCACCTCCCTGCTGATGGAGCGTCTGTCCGTGGACTACGGCAAGAAGTCCAAGCTGGAGTTCTCGGTCTACCCAGCTCCCCAGGTGTCCACGGCCGTGGTGGAGCCGTACAACGCCATCCTGACCACCCACACCACGCTGGAGCACTCTGACTGCTCGTTCATGGTGGACAACGAGGCCATCTATGACATCTGCCGCAGGAACCTGGACATCGAGCGCCCGTCTTACACCAACCTGAACCGGCTGATCAGTCAGATCGTGTCCTCAGTCACCGCCTCCCTTCGTTTCGCCGGTTCCCTCAACGTCGACCTGACAGAGTTCCAGACCAACCTGGTTCCCTACCCTCGCATCCACTTCCCCCTGGCCACCTACGCCCCGGTCATCTCGGCCGAGAAGGCTTACCACGAGCAGCTCTCGGTGTCCGAAATCACAAACGCCTGCTTCGAGCCGGCCAACCAGCTGGTGAAATGCGACCCTCGCCACGGCAAATACATGGCCTGCTGCCTCTTGTATCGCGGTGACGTGGTGCCCAAAGACGTGAACGCTGCCATCGCCACCATCAAGACCAAGCGCTCCATCCAGTTTGTGGACTGGTGCCCCACTGGCTTCAAGGTGGGCATCAACTACCAGCCGCCCACCGTGGTTCCTGGAGGAGACCTGGCCAAGGTGCAGCGGGCCGTGTGCATGCTGAGCAACACCACCGCCATTGCCGAGGCCTGGGCTCGCCTTGACCACAAGTTCGATCTGATGTACGCCAAGCGGGCCTTTGTCCACTGGTATGTGGGCgaggggatggaggagggagagttcTCGGAGGCCAGAGAAGACATGGCGGCGCTGGAGAAGGATTACGAAGAGGTCGGCGCCGATAGTGTGGGAGAGGAGGATGACGGAGAGGAGTATTAA